aactcCCTTAATCATTgtcaaaatattgttaaaataatttgtcacAGAAAAAATGCCGCCAAATTGAGAATTGATTTCAGTCACTACCCGGCGCCAAGAAATACCCGTGATatgatgaaaattaaatgttttacacattttctaagcaaaaatattcattgtTAAAATTACTTTCTCTATATAACTTGACAGGTTAAGGTTTTTGAAATTTGCCTTTTTTACTAACTGTTTGAAATCTCTGGCATGGGTTCTGAATGTATCACATTGCCATATAGATACTAAGTAGTTTTAACCTCGTATTGTggcaattaaatgaaaaataatggtcAAAATACAGAATGTGCCTGCCAAGTGACGTAGATTTAATGGCAAATCACTGATCacattaaatttaataattagaagatgtcataaaaatttaattacataaaaagcacataatttaaaacttataaaaatttaatcagttAAAATAGATACTTGCGGCAATTTCTTGAATTACATTTACATTCTATTCGCGAAACACCCTCCTCAGAAAGACTACTACTCGGGTCCTCTAAAAGACTATCTTCCATAATCTTCCAGCTTTTCTCTCGATTATTCACCATTTTATAGTCAAATGTCAATTCCTCAAACCGTTTAATTCTCCTCCTAGCAAAAAATGCTAGTCGAGGAAGATTGGGATCGGGATTGTTGATCCATACAGCAAAAACGTGTAGATTTGGATCGCATGAATGATTGATGAAATGCGCAGCGTTGCCCACATGTCCAGCGTCAACAGTATAAGCACAATTTTCAGTCCCATAGTCCAAGTCGAATAGATAGGATCGACCAACATAGTCATAAATGTAGCCTCGAGCTTCCGCATCTTCTGAGGTAATGATTTCACCAATATATTCCAACACAAACTCGCCTTTTTCGATAGCTTGGAGAGTTTTAAGACCCCAGCCACAGCCGTTTGCAGTTTTGAAGATAGAAAACTTTATTTTGGAACCATATTGCACAACTCTATTTATACATGTATGGTCACAGGAACAAAATTTATTGCATTCAAAAATTGGATAACCTGGTTGCAACTTTAGGCGACGATTTTTGTTATAAGCAAAATAACCTTCTGAATCATTTGGACAGCAATCGTCTTGGTTTTCAAGACAATCAGTACATTTACAAAAAGCTACCGGATCTTGGTTCAAAGTAGCACTAGTACTTGTATAATCAGATATGAATTTAAACTCAAACGGTGGGAATTCCAAATCAACATTATTCTCAACTTTAATATACGAAGAAGGGTCAACAttcgaattaatttcttcttCCCATTCTTGAGTTGTTAGCAAAACCCATTTACGCTTTTCATAGAAGCGCATGAGTTCTAATAGCCCAACACTGATTTTTTGTAACTTGTTGGAAGAATACTCAAGaacttcttttactttttctttcaactGTCTGGACGTAAGTTTCAATGAATTCACAAACTCTTCGGTTTGTTTTGAGAATAAAGCACATAACTTCGTAAGAGTTAGAATATCAGTAGGTTTACGAGAtgttatttcatttataaaaaaggTCAGTAACTTACGGTTGAGCTTTGTGTTTGAGTCTTTCATAGCATCATAATAATTTACAAGTTCTTTACATCCAGTTAAATGATATTCCGGTTCCCATGTGTTACGTCGACTGTGGTATGACATCCATTTCACAAGATAAAGGATCTCACCCTCTTCAATTTTATCATCAACAATCATATCAACTTCATAATTCGTTAAATCTTCACTGTCACTATCCTCTGAACCATTCTCAGATTGGTTTTCACTTTCCTGATGCGTTGAATCAGTGTTTCCAATTCGGCGTCGCTTACGAAAACTAGAGGCGTCGTTTGTGATAAAATCCTTGATCATTCTAAGGCCACGCTCTTGAGACACACGTTCTAGATCATCGATACTTTGCAAACATGCAACCTTTAACACTTTCTCTTGATTCGTCTTTTCTTTTATATCATCTAAAGGAGACGTTGGTTCATCAAGGCTCTCACAACTCTCAACagtatttctcaaatttatgGAGGGAAATAGGAGACTTTTAACATCCTGTACAAAATATGATAACTCGTTATTACATTCGCTAATATTTGAGATCTCAAGTTTGATATCCGTTTCAAGAGTTTTAAGATCACTGCTGTCTGACTTTGACGGTGTTGAAGCCTGAATTTCAACTTCAGTATAGTCGTCAAGTAAGCCGTTGCATTCATAGTTTTCGGATATCGACGAAACTTCCGATCTAAAACATTTCTCACGATTAAAGTCTTCATCGCCATCGAGACTGGCTTCGTTATCCGAGT
This window of the Uloborus diversus isolate 005 chromosome 4, Udiv.v.3.1, whole genome shotgun sequence genome carries:
- the LOC129221009 gene encoding histone-lysine N-methyltransferase SUV39H2-like, producing the protein MYELRGPHVVCGHFKTSVSSGESPNAPLPNVIENLKSLVRKLKSFNSDNEASLDGDEDFNREKCFRSEVSSISENYECNGLLDDYTEVEIQASTPSKSDSSDLKTLETDIKLEISNISECNNELSYFVQDVKSLLFPSINLRNTVESCESLDEPTSPLDDIKEKTNQEKVLKVACLQSIDDLERVSQERGLRMIKDFITNDASSFRKRRRIGNTDSTHQESENQSENGSEDSDSEDLTNYEVDMIVDDKIEEGEILYLVKWMSYHSRRNTWEPEYHLTGCKELVNYYDAMKDSNTKLNRKLLTFFINEITSRKPTDILTLTKLCALFSKQTEEFVNSLKLTSRQLKEKVKEVLEYSSNKLQKISVGLLELMRFYEKRKWVLLTTQEWEEEINSNVDPSSYIKVENNVDLEFPPFEFKFISDYTSTSATLNQDPVAFCKCTDCLENQDDCCPNDSEGYFAYNKNRRLKLQPGYPIFECNKFCSCDHTCINRVVQYGSKIKFSIFKTANGCGWGLKTLQAIEKGEFVLEYIGEIITSEDAEARGYIYDYVGRSYLFDLDYGTENCAYTVDAGHVGNAAHFINHSCDPNLHVFAVWINNPDPNLPRLAFFARRRIKRFEELTFDYKMVNNREKSWKIMEDSLLEDPSSSLSEEGVSRIECKCNSRNCRKYLF